ACCATCCCAGTGACGAGGAGCGCGATGAACATCGTTCGCGTATTCGACAGCAACGTCCGCAAATACCCGGACAAGACCTTCCTGCACCACGACGGCACCGACCACACGTACACGCAGGTGGAGGAGGACAGCCGAAAGTTCGCCACCCTGTTCCGTGAATCGGGCCTGCGCAAGGGCGACCGCGTTGCGCTGATGTGTTACAACACACCGGGGTTCGTCCACGCCATGCTGGGTGCCTGGCGTATCGGTGCCGTCGTCGTGCCGATCAACCACAAGCTCCAGGCGCCCGAGGTGGAGTACATCCTCGATCACGCGGACGTGAAGGTCCTCGTCTTCGACGGGGCCCTCGCCGAGGTGGCGGGCAAGCTCGACCGCCCGGAGCTCACCCTCTGGAGCACCGACACCGCAGCCGACGGATTCGGCTTCGTCGACGAGCTCGCCGCCGATCGCGCGCGTGCGGCCGACGAGCCGATCGACGAGACCGATCCGGCAGAGATCCTCTACACCTCCGGGACCACGGGTTCCCCCAAGGGGTGCGTGCACACCCACCGTAACGTCGTCCTCGTCGCGACCACCGCGGCGTCGGGACTGTCGATCACCCGCGACGAACGACTGCTCATGGCGGTCCCCGTCTGGCACGCGTCACCGCTGAACAACTGGCTCCTGGGCACGCTGTACATGGGTGGATCCGTGGTGCTGCTGCGGGAGTACCACCCGGTCGAGTTCCTGAAAGCGGTTCAGCACCATCGCATCACGCTGTGCTTCGGGCCGCCCGTGATCTACACGACGGCGCTGAATCTCGTCCCGAACTTCGACGAGTACGACCTGACGTCCGTGCGCGCCTGGCTGTACGGCGGCGGACCCATCGGACCCGATGTGGCCCGTCGGCTGATCGAGTCGTACCGTACGACGAGCTTCTACCAGGTGTACGGAATGACCGAGACCGGTCCGGTGGGCACGGTGCTCTACCCGGAGGAGCAGCTCGCCAAGGCCGGTTCCATCGGGAGGGTTGCCCTCGCCGGGGTCGACATGCGGCTCGTCTCCGCGGACGGCAGCGATGCCGGACCCGGTGAGATCGGCGAGATCTGGCTCCGTTCGGAGACCGTCATGACCGGCTATCTGGACGATCCCGCCGCCACCGAGGCGGCCTTCGATCCCGGAAGCTGGTATCGCACCGGCGATCTCGCCCGTTCTGACGAGGACGGCTACCTGTTCGTCGTCGACCGGGCCAAGGACATGATCGTCACCGGCGGCGAGAACGTGTACTCGAAGGAGGTCGAGGACGCGATCTCGGCGCACCCCGACATCGTGGACGTCGCCGTCGTCGGCAAGCCGCACCCCGAATGGGGCGAGACCGTGGTCGCGCACATCGTCATCCGTGAACCCGGGGTGGTGGACGGCGACGCGCTGAGATCCTTCCTCGCCGACCGGATCGCCCGGTACAAGATCCCCCGCGAATACGTCGTGCGCACCGTGCTCCCCCGTACTCCGACGGGCAAGATCCAGAAACACCTCATCCGTGCAGCGGACTGACCATCCCGACGAAAGGAACGTCATGACAGGCACATTCGAACACGCCGTCACCCATCCGCAGCCGCACGGCACGCACACGGTACTCAACCAGTCGACGCCACGCGTGGACGTCAACGAGTACACCCTGGACACGGTCCTGGCTGAGGCGGTGGCGCGGCACGACGGCGGTTGGGGCGAGCAGGAGCTCACCGAGATCGGTGCCCTGGTGGGAACCGGGCAGTTCCAGCACGACGCCGAACTCGCCAACACCGTGACTCCGGTGCTGCACACGTTCGACCGCTGGGGCCACCGGATCGACGAGGTCGAGTACCACCCTGCCTACCACCGCATCATTGCCGCGGCCGTCGAGCACGGCGCCCACACCCGTTCCTGGGCCGACCCGAGGCCGGGCTCGAACGTGGTCCGTGCGGCCGCATTCATGCTGTTCTCCCAGGTGGAGCCTGGTCACGCGTGCCCGGTCTCGATGACCCACGCCGTCATCCCCTCGCTCGAACTGCAGCCGGACGTCGCGGCCCAGTGGGTGCCCCGCGCGCTCTCCCGCTCGTACGATCCGCGGCTGGACGCCCCCGGCAAACAGTCGGCCCTCTTCGGCATGTCCATGACCGAGAAGCAGGGTGGCTCCGATGTGCGGGCCAACACGACGGTGGCCCGTCCTGCGGGCAAGGGCGGGCCCGGCGGCGACTACCTGCTCACCGGCCACAAGTGGTTCTGCTCCGCGCCGATGTCCGACGGCTTCCTCGTGCTCGCCCAGGCGGAGGGCGCCGCGGGAACGGGCCTGTCCTGCTTCCTGGTTCCGCGCGTCCTGCCCGACGGCACCCGGAACGTGTTCCGGATCCAGCGGCTCAAGAACAAGCTCGGCAACAAGTCCAATGCCTCGTCCGAGATCGAACTCGACGGCACCGTCGGCGTCATGGTCGGTGAGCCGGGGCGCGGCGTCCGCACCATCATCGAGATGGTGGCACGCACCCGCCTCGACTGCATCCTCGGCAGTTCCGCGGGGATGCGGGAGTCCGTCGCGCAGGCGGTGTGGCACGCCCGGCACCGAGCGGCGTTCGGGGCGACGCTGGTCGATCAACCGGCGATGGCCGCCGTACTCGCCGATCTGGCTCTCGAATCGGAGGCCGCCACGGTCACCGCGATCCGGTTGGCCCGGGCCCACGACGAGGACGCGAGCGACTCCGAGCGCGCGTTCCGGCGGCTCGCCACCGCCGTCGCCAAGTACTGGATCTGCAAGCGGGGCCCGCACCACGCGTACGAATCGCTCGAGTGCCTGGGTGGCAACGGATACACCGAGGACTTCCCGCTCGCGCGTCGCTACCGGGAGCAGCCGGTGATGGCGGTGTGGGAGGGCTCGGGCAACGTCATCGCCCTCGACGTCCTGCGAGCGATGACGCGTGAGCCCGAATCCGTCGCCGCCTTCGACGCCGAGGTCAACCTGGCCAGGGGGACGAATGCCGTGCTCGACGCGCACCTCGACCGGGTCCGCACTCAGCTCGCCGAGCTCGCGACACTCGACTCCTCGGGTGCCCAGCGCCGGGCACGTGCCGTGGTCGAGTCGATGGCACTCGCCCTGCAGGCGTCGCTGCTCGTCCGGTTCTCACCTGCCGTGGTGTCCGAGACGTTCGTGGCGGCGCGGCTCGGTGAGGACCGCGGCATCGAGTACGGCACTCTTCCGCCGGGCGCGGACCTGTCGGTGATCCTCGCCCGAGCGTAGGGATCCCGTCCCGAGCCCGGGCATCCCCGTCCGTACGTAATGTCCGTTTGGTAACTGATCGATAGCTACTGTAGGGTTCTCGACGTTCGACGGGGACAGCGCAGACGTCGTCGAGCGAGTCCGGCCCCACACGATCTCCCCGGTGGGGCCGGACTCCCTGCGCGTGCGGGCCGGTGCACGTCGGTCAGGACAGCCCCGTCAACGGCGGCGGCGTGAACTCGTCCCGCCAGGCCGTGGCCTCGCGGACGACGGTCAGGTCGTAGTCCGGACCCCCGGTATCGACGGTGAACAGCGTGACGCCCGCATCGACGAAGCGTTGCGCGTCCTCGACTCCCGGCCACGGCGCGGAGTGCTGGATGTCGGCGGGGCTGCGTCCGGCGTCCGTCGCCAGGTCCGCCAGCAGGTTCGCCTTCCGGACGTAGGTGTCCAGATCGCTGAAGCTGTGCCAGATGTCGCCGTACCGGCCGACGAGTGGCAGGGTCTTCTTCTCGCCACCACCGCCGATGAGTATCGGAATGCGCCGGGTCGGTGCCGGATTGAGCGTGCCGAGCCGCGCCTCGATACGGGGCAGGTACTCGCCCAGGAGGTTCAGCCGCGAACCGGCGGTGCCGAACTCGTACCCGTACTCGGTGTAGTCCTTCTCGAACCAGCCGGCGCCGATGCCGAGGATCAACCGGCCGCCGCTGATGTGGTCGACGGTGCGGGCCATGTCGGCGAGCAGGTCGGGATTCCGGTACCCGCCACCCGTGACGAGGGCTCCGA
This genomic interval from Rhodococcus triatomae contains the following:
- a CDS encoding class I adenylate-forming enzyme family protein, with amino-acid sequence MNIVRVFDSNVRKYPDKTFLHHDGTDHTYTQVEEDSRKFATLFRESGLRKGDRVALMCYNTPGFVHAMLGAWRIGAVVVPINHKLQAPEVEYILDHADVKVLVFDGALAEVAGKLDRPELTLWSTDTAADGFGFVDELAADRARAADEPIDETDPAEILYTSGTTGSPKGCVHTHRNVVLVATTAASGLSITRDERLLMAVPVWHASPLNNWLLGTLYMGGSVVLLREYHPVEFLKAVQHHRITLCFGPPVIYTTALNLVPNFDEYDLTSVRAWLYGGGPIGPDVARRLIESYRTTSFYQVYGMTETGPVGTVLYPEEQLAKAGSIGRVALAGVDMRLVSADGSDAGPGEIGEIWLRSETVMTGYLDDPAATEAAFDPGSWYRTGDLARSDEDGYLFVVDRAKDMIVTGGENVYSKEVEDAISAHPDIVDVAVVGKPHPEWGETVVAHIVIREPGVVDGDALRSFLADRIARYKIPREYVVRTVLPRTPTGKIQKHLIRAAD
- a CDS encoding acyl-CoA dehydrogenase family protein, which translates into the protein MTGTFEHAVTHPQPHGTHTVLNQSTPRVDVNEYTLDTVLAEAVARHDGGWGEQELTEIGALVGTGQFQHDAELANTVTPVLHTFDRWGHRIDEVEYHPAYHRIIAAAVEHGAHTRSWADPRPGSNVVRAAAFMLFSQVEPGHACPVSMTHAVIPSLELQPDVAAQWVPRALSRSYDPRLDAPGKQSALFGMSMTEKQGGSDVRANTTVARPAGKGGPGGDYLLTGHKWFCSAPMSDGFLVLAQAEGAAGTGLSCFLVPRVLPDGTRNVFRIQRLKNKLGNKSNASSEIELDGTVGVMVGEPGRGVRTIIEMVARTRLDCILGSSAGMRESVAQAVWHARHRAAFGATLVDQPAMAAVLADLALESEAATVTAIRLARAHDEDASDSERAFRRLATAVAKYWICKRGPHHAYESLECLGGNGYTEDFPLARRYREQPVMAVWEGSGNVIALDVLRAMTREPESVAAFDAEVNLARGTNAVLDAHLDRVRTQLAELATLDSSGAQRRARAVVESMALALQASLLVRFSPAVVSETFVAARLGEDRGIEYGTLPPGADLSVILARA
- a CDS encoding LLM class F420-dependent oxidoreductase; amino-acid sequence: MSRPVRIGVQLQPQHAPDYALIRDAVLRSEDAGVDIVFNWDHFFPLYGDPDGAHFECWTMLGAWAEQTERVEIGALVTGGGYRNPDLLADMARTVDHISGGRLILGIGAGWFEKDYTEYGYEFGTAGSRLNLLGEYLPRIEARLGTLNPAPTRRIPILIGGGGEKKTLPLVGRYGDIWHSFSDLDTYVRKANLLADLATDAGRSPADIQHSAPWPGVEDAQRFVDAGVTLFTVDTGGPDYDLTVVREATAWRDEFTPPPLTGLS